The Ammospiza nelsoni isolate bAmmNel1 chromosome 10, bAmmNel1.pri, whole genome shotgun sequence genome includes a region encoding these proteins:
- the AMOTL2 gene encoding angiomotin-like protein 2 isoform X1, which yields MRTAEDSNGTVLHRLIQEQLRYGNLTENRTLLAIQQQALRGGGGAGSPRSSLESLSPEESQMVQQSTRQEPQGQEHHSDHVYLENSVYRLCPPKGEELPTYEEAKAHSQLLASQRGAGTRAESGARRPDEGLKELKHGHVRSLSERLMRMSLERNGAKAQSPISASHSFPQLSRQLVPLRGQQPEGTEPRGPPPEYPYVIPAQEAYLAEPRACSREGPAFQHADIRVLPTSVPAAFLPLCPGALAPAGVEALVSAQAVSAGSRLARADAVLRDNERLQRDNERLRRELESCAEKASRIQKLESEIQRISEDYENLVKASSKREALEKAMRNKRDCEMRRLQDFNRDLKERLESANKQLASKNQENQESSQGSVAKLLAQSYEHQQEKEKLEREVSLLRSANEDQRRRAELLEQALGSAQARAAKAEAELRKKRAYVEKVERLQAALGQLQAACEKREQLELRLRTRLEQELKMLRAQQRQAGMASGGTPELSAHTLSEQLREREEKILALEADMTKWEQKYLEECTMRQFAMDAAATAAAQRDTTLISHSPRHSPNSSFNEDLLLASHKHQEMENRLKALHAQILEKDAVIKVLQQRSRRDPSKALQGSLRPAKSVPSIFAASATPSWPGAGQSDRSSEASSRGSTESPPAGKATAEGTAASTALPLPSHSKHGSKDGSTQTDGAAGSSEQGEGTTVLESSAAARALDLSDMVEILI from the exons ATGAGGACGGCGGAGGACTCGAACGGCACGGTGCTGCACCGGCtgatccaggagcagctgcgCTATGGGAATCTCACGGAGAACCGCACTCTGCTGGCCATCCAGCAGCAAGCCctgcgcggcggcggcggcgccggcagcccccgctcctCCCTGGAGAGCCTGAGCCCCGAGGAGAGCCAGATGGTGCAGCAATCCACGCGGCAGGAGCCGCAGGGCCAGGAGCATCACTCCGACCACGTCTACCTGGAGAACAGCGTCTACCGGCTGTGCCCGCCCAAGGGCGAGGAGCTGCCCACCTACGAGGAGGCCAAGGCgcattcccagctgctggcatcGCAGCGCGGAGCGGGGACGCGGGCCGAGAGCGGCGCCCGGCGCCCCGACGAGGGGCTCAAGGAGCTGAAGCACGGCCACGTGCGGTCGCTGAGCGAGCGGCTCATGCGGATGTCGCTGGAGAGGAACGGGGCCAAGGCGCAGAGCCCCATCAGCGCGTCGCACAGCTTCCCGCAGCTCTCCCGGCAGCTCGTCCCCCTGCGCGGGCAGCAGCCCGAGGGCACGGAGCCGCGGGGACCGCCCCCGGAGTATCCCTATGTCATACCGGCCCAGGAAGCTTACCTGGCTGAGCCCCGAGCCTGCTCCCGGGAAGGTCCTGCATTTCAGCATGCTGACATCAG GGTGCTGCCCACCTCGGTGCCAGCCGCGTTCCTGCCGCTGTGCCCGGGCGCGCTGGCTCCGGCGGGCGTGGAGGCGCTGGTCAGCGCGCAGGCCGTGTCGGCCGGCAGCCGCCTGGCCCGGGCCGACGCCGTCCTGCGGGACAACGAGAGGCTGCAGCGGGACAACGAGAGGCTGCGGcgggagctggagagctgcGCCGAGAAGGCGAGCCGCATCCAGAAG CTGGAGAGCGAGATCCAGCGCATCTCGGAGGATTACGAAAACCTTGTCAAGGCGTCCTCCAAGCGGGAAGCCTTGGAGAAAGCCATGAGGAACAAGAGGGATTGTGAGATGCGACGGCTGCAGGATTTCAACCGAGACCTGAAAG AGCGGTTGGAATCTGCGAACAAGCAGCTGGCCAGCAAGAACCAGGAAAaccaggagagcagccagggcagcgtGGCCAAACTCCTGGCACAGA GCTATGAGcaccagcaggagaaggagaagctggagcgggaggtgtccctgctgcgCAGCGCCAACGAGGACCAGCGGCGgcgggcagagctgctggagcaggcgCTGGGCAGCGCCCAGGCGCGGGCGGCCAAGGCGGAGGCCGAGCTGCGGAAGAAGCGAGCCTACGTGGAGAAGGTGGAGcggctgcaggcagccctggggcagctccaggccGCCTGCGAGAAgcgggagcagctggagctgcggCTCCGCACCcgcctggagcaggagctgaagaTGCTGCGGGCTCAGCAG AGGCAGGCGGGCATGGCCAGCGGGGGGACGCCGGAGCTGAGCGCCCACACGCTGTcggagcagctgagggagagggaggagaagatCCTGGCGCTGGAGGCCGACATGACCAAGTGGGAGCAGAAGTACCTGGAGGAGTGCACCATGCGCCAGTTCGCCATGGACGCCGCGGCCACGGCGGCCGCCCAGCGTGACACCACCCTCATCAGCCACTCGCCACGGCACTCCCCCAACAGCAGCTTCAATGAGGACCTGCTCCTGGCCAGCCACAAGCACCAGGAGATGGAGAACAG gTTGAAAGCCCTTCATGCCCAGATcctggagaaggatgctgtcaTCAAGGTCCTGCAGCAGCGCTCGCGGAGGGACCCCAGCAAAGCCCTTCAGGGTTCCCTGCGGCCGGCCAAatctgtgccctccatcttcgCTGCCTCCGCCACCCCGAGCTGGCCAGGGGCTGGCCAGAGTGACCGGTCATCCGaggccagctcccgtggcagCACAG AGTCTCCTCCAGCAGGCAAAGCCACCGCTGAAGGGACAGCAGCGTCCACTGCCCTTCCCTTGCCATCGCACTCCAAGCATGGCAGCAAGGACGGCAGCACGCAGACAGACGGAGCGGCCGGGAGCAGCGAGCAGGGCGAGGGCACCACAGTGCTGG agagctcGGCCGCTGCCAGGGCCCTGGACCTGTCTGACATGGTGGAGATCCTGATTTAA
- the AMOTL2 gene encoding angiomotin-like protein 2 isoform X2 encodes MRTAEDSNGTVLHRLIQEQLRYGNLTENRTLLAIQQQALRGGGGAGSPRSSLESLSPEESQMVQQSTRQEPQGQEHHSDHVYLENSVYRLCPPKGEELPTYEEAKAHSQLLASQRGAGTRAESGARRPDEGLKELKHGHVRSLSERLMRMSLERNGAKAQSPISASHSFPQLSRQLVPLRGQQPEGTEPRGPPPEYPYVIPAQEAYLAEPRACSREGPAFQHADIRVLPTSVPAAFLPLCPGALAPAGVEALVSAQAVSAGSRLARADAVLRDNERLQRDNERLRRELESCAEKASRIQKLESEIQRISEDYENLVKASSKREALEKAMRNKRDCEMRRLQDFNRDLKERLESANKQLASKNQENQESSQGSVAKLLAQSYEHQQEKEKLEREVSLLRSANEDQRRRAELLEQALGSAQARAAKAEAELRKKRAYVEKVERLQAALGQLQAACEKREQLELRLRTRLEQELKMLRAQQRQAGMASGGTPELSAHTLSEQLREREEKILALEADMTKWEQKYLEECTMRQFAMDAAATAAAQRDTTLISHSPRHSPNSSFNEDLLLASHKHQEMENRLKALHAQILEKDAVIKVLQQRSRRDPSKALQGSLRPAKSVPSIFAASATPSWPGAGQSDRSSEASSRGSTAGKATAEGTAASTALPLPSHSKHGSKDGSTQTDGAAGSSEQGEGTTVLESSAAARALDLSDMVEILI; translated from the exons ATGAGGACGGCGGAGGACTCGAACGGCACGGTGCTGCACCGGCtgatccaggagcagctgcgCTATGGGAATCTCACGGAGAACCGCACTCTGCTGGCCATCCAGCAGCAAGCCctgcgcggcggcggcggcgccggcagcccccgctcctCCCTGGAGAGCCTGAGCCCCGAGGAGAGCCAGATGGTGCAGCAATCCACGCGGCAGGAGCCGCAGGGCCAGGAGCATCACTCCGACCACGTCTACCTGGAGAACAGCGTCTACCGGCTGTGCCCGCCCAAGGGCGAGGAGCTGCCCACCTACGAGGAGGCCAAGGCgcattcccagctgctggcatcGCAGCGCGGAGCGGGGACGCGGGCCGAGAGCGGCGCCCGGCGCCCCGACGAGGGGCTCAAGGAGCTGAAGCACGGCCACGTGCGGTCGCTGAGCGAGCGGCTCATGCGGATGTCGCTGGAGAGGAACGGGGCCAAGGCGCAGAGCCCCATCAGCGCGTCGCACAGCTTCCCGCAGCTCTCCCGGCAGCTCGTCCCCCTGCGCGGGCAGCAGCCCGAGGGCACGGAGCCGCGGGGACCGCCCCCGGAGTATCCCTATGTCATACCGGCCCAGGAAGCTTACCTGGCTGAGCCCCGAGCCTGCTCCCGGGAAGGTCCTGCATTTCAGCATGCTGACATCAG GGTGCTGCCCACCTCGGTGCCAGCCGCGTTCCTGCCGCTGTGCCCGGGCGCGCTGGCTCCGGCGGGCGTGGAGGCGCTGGTCAGCGCGCAGGCCGTGTCGGCCGGCAGCCGCCTGGCCCGGGCCGACGCCGTCCTGCGGGACAACGAGAGGCTGCAGCGGGACAACGAGAGGCTGCGGcgggagctggagagctgcGCCGAGAAGGCGAGCCGCATCCAGAAG CTGGAGAGCGAGATCCAGCGCATCTCGGAGGATTACGAAAACCTTGTCAAGGCGTCCTCCAAGCGGGAAGCCTTGGAGAAAGCCATGAGGAACAAGAGGGATTGTGAGATGCGACGGCTGCAGGATTTCAACCGAGACCTGAAAG AGCGGTTGGAATCTGCGAACAAGCAGCTGGCCAGCAAGAACCAGGAAAaccaggagagcagccagggcagcgtGGCCAAACTCCTGGCACAGA GCTATGAGcaccagcaggagaaggagaagctggagcgggaggtgtccctgctgcgCAGCGCCAACGAGGACCAGCGGCGgcgggcagagctgctggagcaggcgCTGGGCAGCGCCCAGGCGCGGGCGGCCAAGGCGGAGGCCGAGCTGCGGAAGAAGCGAGCCTACGTGGAGAAGGTGGAGcggctgcaggcagccctggggcagctccaggccGCCTGCGAGAAgcgggagcagctggagctgcggCTCCGCACCcgcctggagcaggagctgaagaTGCTGCGGGCTCAGCAG AGGCAGGCGGGCATGGCCAGCGGGGGGACGCCGGAGCTGAGCGCCCACACGCTGTcggagcagctgagggagagggaggagaagatCCTGGCGCTGGAGGCCGACATGACCAAGTGGGAGCAGAAGTACCTGGAGGAGTGCACCATGCGCCAGTTCGCCATGGACGCCGCGGCCACGGCGGCCGCCCAGCGTGACACCACCCTCATCAGCCACTCGCCACGGCACTCCCCCAACAGCAGCTTCAATGAGGACCTGCTCCTGGCCAGCCACAAGCACCAGGAGATGGAGAACAG gTTGAAAGCCCTTCATGCCCAGATcctggagaaggatgctgtcaTCAAGGTCCTGCAGCAGCGCTCGCGGAGGGACCCCAGCAAAGCCCTTCAGGGTTCCCTGCGGCCGGCCAAatctgtgccctccatcttcgCTGCCTCCGCCACCCCGAGCTGGCCAGGGGCTGGCCAGAGTGACCGGTCATCCGaggccagctcccgtggcagCACAG CAGGCAAAGCCACCGCTGAAGGGACAGCAGCGTCCACTGCCCTTCCCTTGCCATCGCACTCCAAGCATGGCAGCAAGGACGGCAGCACGCAGACAGACGGAGCGGCCGGGAGCAGCGAGCAGGGCGAGGGCACCACAGTGCTGG agagctcGGCCGCTGCCAGGGCCCTGGACCTGTCTGACATGGTGGAGATCCTGATTTAA
- the AMOTL2 gene encoding angiomotin-like protein 2 isoform X3 yields MRTAEDSNGTVLHRLIQEQLRYGNLTENRTLLAIQQQALRGGGGAGSPRSSLESLSPEESQMVQQSTRQEPQGQEHHSDHVYLENSVYRLCPPKGEELPTYEEAKAHSQLLASQRGAGTRAESGARRPDEGLKELKHGHVRSLSERLMRMSLERNGAKAQSPISASHSFPQLSRQLVPLRGQQPEGTEPRGPPPEYPYVIPAQEAYLAEPRACSREGPAFQHADIRVLPTSVPAAFLPLCPGALAPAGVEALVSAQAVSAGSRLARADAVLRDNERLQRDNERLRRELESCAEKASRIQKLESEIQRISEDYENLVKASSKREALEKAMRNKRDCEMRRLQDFNRDLKERLESANKQLASKNQENQESSQGSVAKLLAQSYEHQQEKEKLEREVSLLRSANEDQRRRAELLEQALGSAQARAAKAEAELRKKRAYVEKVERLQAALGQLQAACEKREQLELRLRTRLEQELKMLRAQQRQAGMASGGTPELSAHTLSEQLREREEKILALEADMTKWEQKYLEECTMRQFAMDAAATAAAQRDTTLISHSPRHSPNSSFNEDLLLASHKHQEMENRLKALHAQILEKDAVIKVLQQRSRRDPSKALQGSLRPAKSVPSIFAASATPSWPGAGQSDRSSEASSRGSTGKATAEGTAASTALPLPSHSKHGSKDGSTQTDGAAGSSEQGEGTTVLESSAAARALDLSDMVEILI; encoded by the exons ATGAGGACGGCGGAGGACTCGAACGGCACGGTGCTGCACCGGCtgatccaggagcagctgcgCTATGGGAATCTCACGGAGAACCGCACTCTGCTGGCCATCCAGCAGCAAGCCctgcgcggcggcggcggcgccggcagcccccgctcctCCCTGGAGAGCCTGAGCCCCGAGGAGAGCCAGATGGTGCAGCAATCCACGCGGCAGGAGCCGCAGGGCCAGGAGCATCACTCCGACCACGTCTACCTGGAGAACAGCGTCTACCGGCTGTGCCCGCCCAAGGGCGAGGAGCTGCCCACCTACGAGGAGGCCAAGGCgcattcccagctgctggcatcGCAGCGCGGAGCGGGGACGCGGGCCGAGAGCGGCGCCCGGCGCCCCGACGAGGGGCTCAAGGAGCTGAAGCACGGCCACGTGCGGTCGCTGAGCGAGCGGCTCATGCGGATGTCGCTGGAGAGGAACGGGGCCAAGGCGCAGAGCCCCATCAGCGCGTCGCACAGCTTCCCGCAGCTCTCCCGGCAGCTCGTCCCCCTGCGCGGGCAGCAGCCCGAGGGCACGGAGCCGCGGGGACCGCCCCCGGAGTATCCCTATGTCATACCGGCCCAGGAAGCTTACCTGGCTGAGCCCCGAGCCTGCTCCCGGGAAGGTCCTGCATTTCAGCATGCTGACATCAG GGTGCTGCCCACCTCGGTGCCAGCCGCGTTCCTGCCGCTGTGCCCGGGCGCGCTGGCTCCGGCGGGCGTGGAGGCGCTGGTCAGCGCGCAGGCCGTGTCGGCCGGCAGCCGCCTGGCCCGGGCCGACGCCGTCCTGCGGGACAACGAGAGGCTGCAGCGGGACAACGAGAGGCTGCGGcgggagctggagagctgcGCCGAGAAGGCGAGCCGCATCCAGAAG CTGGAGAGCGAGATCCAGCGCATCTCGGAGGATTACGAAAACCTTGTCAAGGCGTCCTCCAAGCGGGAAGCCTTGGAGAAAGCCATGAGGAACAAGAGGGATTGTGAGATGCGACGGCTGCAGGATTTCAACCGAGACCTGAAAG AGCGGTTGGAATCTGCGAACAAGCAGCTGGCCAGCAAGAACCAGGAAAaccaggagagcagccagggcagcgtGGCCAAACTCCTGGCACAGA GCTATGAGcaccagcaggagaaggagaagctggagcgggaggtgtccctgctgcgCAGCGCCAACGAGGACCAGCGGCGgcgggcagagctgctggagcaggcgCTGGGCAGCGCCCAGGCGCGGGCGGCCAAGGCGGAGGCCGAGCTGCGGAAGAAGCGAGCCTACGTGGAGAAGGTGGAGcggctgcaggcagccctggggcagctccaggccGCCTGCGAGAAgcgggagcagctggagctgcggCTCCGCACCcgcctggagcaggagctgaagaTGCTGCGGGCTCAGCAG AGGCAGGCGGGCATGGCCAGCGGGGGGACGCCGGAGCTGAGCGCCCACACGCTGTcggagcagctgagggagagggaggagaagatCCTGGCGCTGGAGGCCGACATGACCAAGTGGGAGCAGAAGTACCTGGAGGAGTGCACCATGCGCCAGTTCGCCATGGACGCCGCGGCCACGGCGGCCGCCCAGCGTGACACCACCCTCATCAGCCACTCGCCACGGCACTCCCCCAACAGCAGCTTCAATGAGGACCTGCTCCTGGCCAGCCACAAGCACCAGGAGATGGAGAACAG gTTGAAAGCCCTTCATGCCCAGATcctggagaaggatgctgtcaTCAAGGTCCTGCAGCAGCGCTCGCGGAGGGACCCCAGCAAAGCCCTTCAGGGTTCCCTGCGGCCGGCCAAatctgtgccctccatcttcgCTGCCTCCGCCACCCCGAGCTGGCCAGGGGCTGGCCAGAGTGACCGGTCATCCGaggccagctcccgtggcagCACAG GCAAAGCCACCGCTGAAGGGACAGCAGCGTCCACTGCCCTTCCCTTGCCATCGCACTCCAAGCATGGCAGCAAGGACGGCAGCACGCAGACAGACGGAGCGGCCGGGAGCAGCGAGCAGGGCGAGGGCACCACAGTGCTGG agagctcGGCCGCTGCCAGGGCCCTGGACCTGTCTGACATGGTGGAGATCCTGATTTAA